In one window of Skermanella rosea DNA:
- a CDS encoding amino acid ABC transporter permease, whose amino-acid sequence MIRPFEFNEFLFLLTAVQWTLALSALAFLGGSIAGLCIALARTSTVKPLRYAAGGYIQVFQGTPLLMQLFLVFFGANVLGFDINPWIAAALGLTLNAGAFLGEIWRGCIEAVPKGQWEAATALGLRYAGRMRYVVLPQALKIAIPPTVGFLVQLIKSTSLTAIIGFTELTRAGQIINNATFKPFLVFGIVAALYFVMCWPLSLLSGHLERRFAAPAR is encoded by the coding sequence ATGATCCGTCCCTTCGAGTTCAACGAGTTCCTATTCCTCCTGACCGCGGTGCAATGGACGCTGGCCCTGTCGGCCTTGGCATTCCTCGGCGGCTCGATCGCCGGCCTCTGCATCGCGCTGGCCCGGACCTCGACCGTCAAGCCGCTCCGCTACGCCGCCGGCGGCTATATCCAGGTCTTCCAGGGAACGCCGCTGCTGATGCAGCTCTTCCTGGTGTTCTTCGGTGCCAACGTGCTCGGCTTCGACATCAATCCCTGGATCGCGGCGGCCCTCGGCCTGACGCTGAACGCCGGCGCGTTCCTGGGCGAGATCTGGCGCGGCTGCATCGAGGCAGTGCCGAAAGGGCAGTGGGAGGCCGCGACCGCCCTGGGCCTTCGCTACGCCGGCAGGATGCGCTACGTGGTCCTGCCCCAGGCCCTGAAGATCGCCATTCCGCCGACCGTCGGCTTCCTGGTCCAGCTGATCAAGAGCACGTCGCTGACCGCGATCATCGGCTTCACCGAACTGACCCGCGCCGGCCAGATCATCAACAACGCCACCTTCAAGCCCTTCCTGGTCTTCGGCATCGTGGCGGCGCTGTACTTCGTCATGTGCTGGCCGCTGTCCCTGCTGAGCGGACATCTGGAACGGCGTTTCGCCGCCCCCGCCCGCTGA